A window from Halomicrobium urmianum encodes these proteins:
- a CDS encoding ABC transporter ATP-binding protein — protein MTGDSVSDRPGATGSGTEAETATNAPAESGGDPLLTVEDVSQSFGDVEVLDGLSFDVERGSVVCVVGSNGSGKTTALRVVAGLLAPDGGEVRIASDSERPVGYLPQTPAFHPQFTVAETLTFYGRLAGTGVDVDAKLSTVGLQSVPDRRAGALSGGMTRLLGIAQATIGDPPLLVLDEPSSGLDPAMVEHISSVIGRIADDGSAVLLATHNIGAVYQMADRVLVLDDGHVVAAGSPDDLIDETGTETLDAALADLIERSGAGGAVSVASGGDEA, from the coding sequence GTGACGGGCGACTCGGTCTCCGATCGACCGGGTGCGACCGGGTCGGGGACAGAGGCCGAGACCGCGACGAATGCGCCGGCGGAGTCCGGCGGCGACCCGCTACTGACCGTCGAGGACGTCTCCCAGTCGTTCGGGGACGTCGAGGTCCTCGACGGGCTCTCCTTCGACGTCGAGCGCGGGTCGGTCGTCTGCGTCGTTGGGTCCAACGGATCCGGCAAGACGACCGCTCTGCGGGTCGTGGCGGGTCTGCTCGCCCCGGACGGCGGCGAGGTCCGGATCGCGAGCGACTCGGAGCGACCGGTGGGCTACCTCCCGCAGACGCCCGCGTTCCACCCGCAGTTCACGGTCGCGGAGACGCTGACGTTCTACGGCCGGCTGGCCGGCACCGGGGTCGACGTCGACGCGAAACTCTCGACCGTCGGCCTCCAGAGCGTGCCGGACCGCCGGGCCGGTGCCCTGTCGGGCGGGATGACCCGGTTGCTCGGCATCGCGCAGGCGACCATCGGCGACCCCCCGCTGCTGGTGCTGGACGAGCCGTCTAGCGGCCTCGACCCGGCGATGGTCGAGCACATCTCGTCGGTGATCGGTCGCATCGCCGACGACGGGTCGGCCGTGCTGCTGGCGACGCACAACATCGGCGCCGTCTACCAGATGGCAGACCGGGTGCTCGTTCTCGACGACGGGCACGTGGTCGCGGCGGGCTCGCCGGACGACCTGATCGACGAGACGGGGACCGAGACGCTCGACGCGGCGCTGGCTGACCTCATCGAGCGCAGTGGCGCCGGCGGGGCCGTGAGCGTCGCATCCGGGGGTGACGAGGCGTGA
- a CDS encoding ABC transporter permease, with amino-acid sequence MSADRGDQVLALAQREFDALLRTPAYLLLAALFGLSVLAVPLLGGAGGYLPLVLNLATPVEVLVPVLAVGLGYRAVVADEARGELEVLRTYPIDRATYVAGTYLGRAALLAVAVAAPLVLGVLAVPLTDQPAPSFLASHATVDSPTYYARFAFLAVVYALVVLAVVMPLSAVARSRRRAVALAVTAVLLVVLGIDFALLAGVAEGLIGPANLGPALAASPASAFRGLVLSLAAAPVQSGSFPAPSPLPGAVSLLAWFVGSLALASVIVWSE; translated from the coding sequence GTGAGCGCGGACCGGGGCGATCAGGTCCTCGCGCTCGCTCAGCGCGAGTTCGACGCGTTGTTGCGGACGCCCGCGTACCTGCTGCTCGCCGCGCTGTTCGGGCTGTCGGTTCTGGCCGTCCCGCTGCTCGGGGGCGCCGGGGGCTACCTGCCGCTGGTGTTGAACCTGGCGACGCCGGTCGAGGTTCTGGTACCGGTGCTCGCCGTCGGCCTCGGTTACCGCGCCGTCGTCGCCGACGAGGCGCGCGGCGAACTGGAAGTACTCCGAACCTATCCCATCGACCGCGCGACCTACGTCGCGGGCACGTACCTCGGTCGGGCCGCCCTCCTGGCCGTCGCCGTCGCGGCGCCGCTGGTGCTGGGAGTGCTCGCGGTCCCGCTGACCGACCAGCCCGCGCCCTCCTTCCTCGCGTCGCACGCGACGGTCGACTCGCCGACGTACTACGCCCGGTTCGCCTTCCTCGCGGTGGTCTACGCCCTCGTCGTGCTCGCCGTCGTCATGCCGCTGTCGGCCGTCGCGCGCTCGCGCCGCCGCGCCGTCGCCCTGGCCGTCACGGCCGTCCTGCTCGTCGTGCTGGGAATCGACTTCGCCCTGCTCGCGGGCGTCGCCGAGGGCCTGATCGGACCGGCGAACCTCGGGCCGGCGCTGGCCGCGAGTCCCGCCAGCGCTTTCCGCGGTCTCGTGCTCTCGCTCGCGGCGGCGCCCGTCCAGAGCGGGAGCTTTCCGGCTCCGTCGCCGCTGCCGGGCGCCGTCAGCCTCCTCGCCTGGTTCGTCGGATCGCTCGCGCTCGCCAGCGTGATAGTCTGGTCGGAGTGA
- a CDS encoding Zn-ribbon domain-containing OB-fold protein encodes MSERVRNGAYDDWLDAIGDDEGYYVECENGHGWLPPRRVCPDCGSRELSEEPLPEAGEVATHSTVHVPTPQFEDDAPYVIAVAHFGPASITGMVRGADPEDVEIGTVVGVEVGERATTGDRAVVFRPR; translated from the coding sequence ATGAGCGAGCGCGTCCGCAACGGCGCGTACGACGACTGGCTCGACGCCATCGGGGACGACGAGGGCTACTACGTCGAGTGCGAGAACGGCCACGGCTGGCTCCCGCCGCGGCGGGTCTGCCCGGACTGCGGCTCCCGCGAACTGAGCGAGGAACCGCTGCCCGAGGCCGGCGAGGTGGCCACCCACTCGACGGTCCACGTCCCGACGCCGCAGTTCGAGGACGACGCGCCCTACGTCATCGCCGTGGCCCACTTCGGTCCGGCGTCGATCACGGGGATGGTCCGTGGGGCCGACCCCGAGGACGTCGAGATCGGCACGGTCGTCGGCGTCGAGGTCGGCGAGCGGGCGACGACGGGCGACCGCGCCGTCGTGTTCCGGCCGCGGTAG
- a CDS encoding thiolase C-terminal domain-containing protein, which yields MSDPRVAGASVTRFGKHPERTGRDLFAEAGLAALDRSGVPADDVDALYYGNFMGEIAEHQGHQGPLMAEAVGLTVPATRYEAACASSGAAIRDAVRAIRNGEQEVVLVGGMERMTNVGTAAATDALAIAADDLYEVRAGMTFPAAYALMARSYFDEHGGTREDLAHVAVKNHEHALVNDNAQLQKEISVDEVLDAPMVAEPLGLYDACPITDGASAAVLTSEDYAERHGLDAPVAVTGTGQDGDNLALHDRQNYAATPAAAGAVAEAYADAGIDADDVDFAEVHDCFTIAEVLAIESIGLYEPGKGISAAREGETTRHGETPINLSGGLKAKGHPVGATGVAQLVTITKVLEGTHARADAVPAADVGVAHNAGGTAASATIHVFEVKA from the coding sequence TCAGACCCACGCGTTGCGGGGGCCAGCGTCACCAGGTTCGGGAAACATCCCGAACGGACCGGCCGCGACCTCTTCGCGGAGGCGGGCCTGGCGGCGCTGGACCGCTCCGGCGTCCCCGCAGACGACGTCGACGCCCTCTACTACGGCAACTTCATGGGCGAGATCGCGGAACACCAGGGCCACCAGGGCCCGCTGATGGCCGAGGCCGTCGGCCTGACCGTGCCGGCGACGCGCTACGAGGCCGCCTGCGCGTCCTCCGGGGCGGCCATCCGCGACGCGGTGCGGGCGATCAGGAACGGGGAGCAGGAGGTCGTCCTCGTCGGCGGGATGGAACGGATGACCAACGTCGGGACGGCGGCGGCGACCGACGCGCTCGCCATCGCGGCGGACGACCTCTACGAGGTCCGCGCCGGGATGACCTTCCCCGCCGCCTACGCGCTGATGGCGCGCTCGTACTTCGACGAGCACGGCGGCACGCGCGAGGACCTCGCCCACGTCGCCGTCAAGAACCACGAGCACGCGCTCGTCAACGACAACGCCCAGCTCCAGAAGGAGATCAGCGTCGACGAAGTGCTCGACGCGCCCATGGTGGCCGAACCGCTCGGGCTGTACGACGCCTGTCCCATCACGGACGGGGCCTCTGCGGCCGTCCTGACCAGCGAGGACTACGCCGAGCGCCACGGCCTCGACGCGCCCGTCGCGGTCACGGGCACGGGGCAGGACGGCGACAACCTGGCGCTGCATGACCGCCAGAACTACGCCGCGACGCCCGCTGCCGCCGGTGCCGTCGCGGAGGCCTACGCCGACGCCGGCATCGACGCCGACGACGTCGACTTCGCCGAGGTCCACGACTGCTTCACCATCGCCGAGGTGCTGGCCATCGAGTCGATCGGCCTCTACGAGCCCGGCAAAGGCATCTCCGCGGCTCGCGAGGGCGAGACGACGCGCCACGGCGAGACCCCGATCAACCTCTCGGGCGGCCTCAAGGCCAAGGGCCACCCCGTCGGCGCGACCGGCGTCGCACAGCTCGTGACCATCACGAAGGTCCTGGAGGGGACTCACGCGCGAGCCGACGCCGTCCCGGCCGCGGACGTCGGCGTCGCGCACAACGCCGGCGGCACCGCGGCGAGCGCCACGATTCACGTCTTCGAGGTGAAAGCATGA